Below is a window of Ptiloglossa arizonensis isolate GNS036 unplaced genomic scaffold, iyPtiAriz1_principal scaffold0179, whole genome shotgun sequence DNA.
GCAACGTTCCAAGTTCCTTACCGAGCGCGAAGACAGTAATTAGGAAATCGCGTGAAGTAGTGGATAGAACGTTCTCCCCAGTGTCGCACGTCGCTAGTAAGGCTAGAAAATGCGTAGTGTGCACTGGTGATCATTTCTTGAACAATTGCTTAAAGTGGAAAGCCATGTCCGTTTCTGAACGGCGTGCAATAGCAAAACAGGCGCGAGTGTGTTACAACTGTTTGGCTCCCGGTCATGGAGTCAAAACGTGCACACGAAGAACGTGCCTAAAGTGTGATAAGAAGCACCACACCTTATTACATAAGGAGGAGTCGGATCCCGAGGAACGCGAGGTAGAATCGGATCCTCCCACCGTGTCATTTCACAGCTCAAGCGCGGCACAACCTAGGACCCAGTACACCGTCCTTTCCACggcggtcgtcgtcgtcatagGGAAAGGAGGGAACAGGTACAAATGTCGCGCTTTGTTAGATTCGGGTTCGCAAGCAAATTTCGTGAGTAGGGAATTTTGCGAGCGGGCCGGCCTGCCGTGTCAGGCATTCGAATATATGGTAGGCGCGTTGGGGCGCGTCAAAGGCACCGTCCGGTCTACTACCCAGGTAAAGATGGAATCCAGTAGTAGAAACTTCAAGGCAAACCTGGAGTGCCTAGTAATAAAATCAATCACGGATAGGCTACCCAACATGCCGTTGGAAAAGGCAAACATTCCCACACCCGACGGAATAAAGCCCGCTGACCCAGAGTTCGGAGTCCCGGGGAACGTAGATCTACTTATAGGCGCCGGCCTATTCTGGGAGCTCCTGTGTGTCGGACAGATAAGGGTGGGAACCAGCCACCTTCTGTGGCAAAAGACACGACTCGGGTGGGTACTAGGTGGGAGCCTACAGTGGCCCGTTTCGAAAGGTAAAGTCAAGCTTGCTTCCGGATTGCACGCAAGCACCACTGCGAAATTAGAGGCAGCGGTTTCGCGTTCCGGGAAGGTAAAGAAGTTCGACAACGGCGGGCGCGTGAGCGACAGTGGTCGCACCGAGAAACGTTTTAAGGGGAACGCGACGCGCAATAGAAACGGCCGGTTCGTGGCCGCGATACCACGCAATAAACGAATCGAGGAACTCGGTGGGTCTCTCGCTCAGGCAGAACGACGATTTgtgaatctgcaaaggcgaaccgtTTCCGAGATGAGATACGGGAAATCTCTGCGTTGCGTGTCCTGCGGCGTGTGCCGTCTTCCAGCCTGGGCGCCGAGTTGCGCGGGTCCTCCGACGTTTCGGAACAGGCATACGGAGCGGCCATCTGCCCGCGTTCGGGAACGCAACAAAGACGTGGGCCTCTCGAATGGTATGCGCGAGGTCGCGGATAACTCTTCTAAAAACAATTAGCTTTTTGATTCGACGCGAGCCTGTGCGACTGTTGCCCGGATGGTAACAGACCCTCGCGTCCCCCACAGAAAAACACTGGCTTACATTCGTTAGACGCGCAACTCGAAAGGTGTTGCGCGATTGTGTCACGTGCTTCAAGGGCAAATCCCAGCAGCGAACAGTCTCAAGTGGGGATTCGGCCTGCCGCACAGGTGACTCCGGTTCGTGTTTTCGCTACCTGCGGTGTAGGCGATGCCGGACCCTTTCTGGTCATTGACCGCGGACGTTTCCGCACCTCGAGAAAGGCCTACCTGTGCCTATTTATATGATTTGCTGCCAAGGCGACGCACCTGGGTTTTATTGTTGACGTCTCGCGCGCATAAGGACTGGGCAACCACAGACTGACCGTTGAGGAATTATACACGATTCTCACGCAGGTTGAAGCATGTCTTAACCCCATCCTTTATCACCCGAGCCGTCGGACTTGCATCCTTTTGACTCCCGGGCACTTCTTGAGTGGAGAGGCACTGACGGCGTTGGCCGAGTTTGATATGACGCGTGTTCGGCCTAATCGGTTAAATAGATTTCAGCTGTTGCAGCAAGGCTCCGCCATCTTTGGAAGCGatggcagcaggaatatttaaatGGACTACAGCAGCGGCAGAAATGGCGGCTTGGAACACGCAGTCACCCGAGGGTCGGGACGAGGGTTCCCGATCAAGGAAGACAACCTGCCTCCAAGGAAGTGTGCTCTGAGGCGCAGCTCGGAGCTGCAACCCGGTCAGGATGGCGTCACGCGAGTGGTCTCTCCTCGGACGGCCAGTGGATCATTGACGAGACCACTCACGAGGATTTGCGTGCTGCCTAGGGCgcgtgaagaagagacttctggcgcagtcaagtgaagaagagacttctgtcgcagtcaagtgaaaaagagacttctgtcgcagtcaagtgaagaagagacttctgtcgcagtcaagttaagaagagacttctgtcgcagtcaagtgaagaagagacttcagtcgcagtcaagtgaagaagagcaTGCGCAGTCAATGGATCGCGATGCGTGTGTTTAAAAACTGTATTTTAGTCGTTTAGCAACAATAACCAATAGGCGATATAGCATAAGTCGCATTAGGTTACTTTGATTTAgttgaactcgagtagttcaagGTGGGCGgtatgtagaggcttgcagctgcggttttatggcgggaccgtgcttcgagtttgttagagaaattgtccacatggctacggcacgggcctgtcaccgaaggtcagtttatttgttgttcgactcgaggcacggagcaagtgatagctatttcccgtcataaaccactgcaggcacttagacagggaccctccgcatcgcctggcacgcgaggccctagcgccgtttgttgcatcattcaagatgctggaaaattccagcccaggcctgcgggggtttggacaccctgtctacgtcgcgacgcccccacctaagccccatagcgatgggcatgtcctagattcggcgggactaggacccgtcgtaattggtcaggcattcgtcgccacccacccttaattcaagggagtagggcgaaccgaggcgacgtttgcactgacccaagaaatcttagattagttgcacagaataccaccaagacaatagaaccaagggtcgacgactagagtgtacagagtatcgccaagggcttacaaccaaggcgtacagagtacagctaagagatcacggttagagttttggcctgaacgcacggattgacgtgtgaagcttccggcgttagttcccacaaagaacttgcactcctcgagggaattaccagcaatccctcgagcctccacggaatcttggaccttcgaggaagttcggcagccgacttgtgcatccagtgaggcgccgtgtgtgaggacaacgctcaacacccccctggacgtgagagcagcaagcggcggagacctcgaaggcggcattacaacctccatcggtccagcctagtggacaacgatcaacaacagttagtccttccaacgggaaggtggtccttcgagtcatctatagtcggcacccattgtgcaaacacattcaatgctcgaaagatcctcgagatctaccacgagcaactacaatatcaattaaaatactaaatccatttgatatcccattattaaattctatcattttaatttccttcggatttacattaaccttaaggcataattttcttttgttagaaaataaaatttatagaaaaatttatcttttatacacatgattattaagtataatttttacaagtcttcaatttaatgaatataaacaatcttctttttctataaatgatgggatttttggatcaattttttacatagcaacaggattccatggattacatgttttaattgggggctttatattatcaattattataattcgaataaataataatcacttttcttcaattcgtcattttaattttacagctgctatctgattctgacattttgtagatgttgtatgattatttctatatataataatttactgatgaatatattaatataaaataaatataataaataattatatttaacttataattaaatttttattgtttaaatatatttaaaacgattcatattttcattaaaataataattattctaattattcccataattatttttattgcaaatcacttattttcattaaccaattttaaaaatcgcgaaaaaatttctcctttcgaatgtggatttgacccactatcagaaaatcgcctaccattttccattaatttttatttaattgctttaatctttttaattttcgatatcgaaattatattaattgttcctataatcactactcttaataaatattatgaaataaccactttttattcttttatttctatcatctgaattccactattgaccctctgactagaatgatacataaaatttctaaaatgacactttaattgaaaccaaaatagaggtaaattattgttaataatttcattgaattaaatctccaattaattgcatattgtactatatattgtagtataatacaatataattaatttcgaattaatagcttgatttaataaatatatatatatatatatatagtataataaaatataattaattttcaattaatagcttgacttaataaatatatatatatattctatacaccaatttggagagatatttattaatatatatagtataatagaatcattgatttatctttatactgaaaatataatatttttataaaccatataaacttcggtattagttaaattataaaacttaatttgctattaaaaatcaataataaaattatacctatattttcataatttagaaataaaataattttaatcattttaaaagaattagaaattcttttattttatttctgtctaaaaatacaaaatatgcattatcctaatattttcaatattatactgtttaagctatttaaacaatacaaatttaataaaaacatccctatcaaaaataaaatataccacactattatattaataatattaaattttaccccttcaattaattctcttaatcttactaatcaataaatatttaaaccataaattaattcaaatcacccgttttcaacacaaacttcatatttatacactatattaaataaatatccataagaatttaaaaaaaaataatttaaacaaaatattcttataataaattttaataatttaactaaattaatatttaattttaatcctttattaaaaattcctcttaataaataaccaactagatataattttaacactatatacatatcaatccccccgccccacaggagtaacatacattcacataaatatatttataaatattcatccataaaaaaatataaatagtaatattataactatagaccttaccatataactatttttccccaaatttactaaaggtatacaatttaattctttattaaataaaacccaactaatcaaacgaattgtataagaaatagtcaaaaaggtagagatatatttaaattaaatagagattataattaaattatagttttccatacaaaaatattctaaaaatatatttttagaataaaatccagacgaaaaaggaaaccctaccaaattcaataaacacaaaatcataattatcctctttataggaaaaattttaactaaaccgccatatttccgcatatcttgatttcccattattcaatggataaaatcccctgcacatataaatatattagatttaaataaagcatgcacaattaaatgaaaaaaagccaaatctcggtaccctaatctcaaaattattagaataaaccctaattgactcaaagtagaaaaagcaataattttttttaaatcatactcagaatttgctattaaacccgccattaatacggttaaactagaaattaatgttaataaaaaatttatattatacattataattatatttctatatcgatttagtaaataaactcctgcagtaactaaagttgaagaatgaactaaagaagaaacaggggtaggagcagttatcgcagctgGTAaccaagaagaaaacggtatttgagttcttttagttattccacaaattaataatatcaaaatcatacagcctcctattctatcaatcaatatatttccccaagaacccctaactgaagccaaaacaattaaaattagtaaacacacatcacctactcgattacataaaaccaataagttaccaaacaaaatgaaattaatactaaaccatcccatccaactaaaatacttaaaattctaggccttataattataatacatatagatataataaataataataacatatatttataccgatcaatatatatatatatatatatatatatatatcaccctctatatatccaaccctataaattacaatcatcaatgaaattaataaaactactcccaaatatattaaactcataaaatctaaataaattaaaaaatttaattttatcctatttaaatttattaaaatcactccataatgaaatcaatttttgtcacataaaaatataaacttaaaaatataaaactcacactattaataaatactaaaataaaactatataaaaaaaaattcgtaatttaaaataaaatttatacctttgattccacaaatcaataattttaataaactatttcaacttaattataaaacaatactatatctaaaaatataaaatttaaagggattcaatgtattaaaactattatacaattaaatactgaatagttatttatatacttgtaaaaataattacctttcccatgaaaaatataaataaatatatatatatattgaatgtaaaaaattaaaaaaaaacataaataaaaataaaattactaacattatcaacaaaataattaaattaatgaataaaaatacctccccaattaaatttaaagaaataggaactgatccgtttctccgtttctccgttcctccttttctcagtttttccgtttctccgtctctccgtttctccgtttctcggtttccccgtttctccgtttctccgtttctcggtttctccgtttctccgtttctccgattctccgtttctctgtatctccgtttctccgtttctccgtttctccgtttctcggtttccccgtttctccgtttctccgtttctccgtttctccgtttctccgtttctccgtttctccgtttctccgtttctccgtttctccgtttctccgtttctccgtttctccgtttctccgtttctccgtttctccgtttctccgtttctccgtttctccgtttctccgtttctccgtttctccgtttctccgtttctccgtttctccgtttctccgtttctccgtttctccgtttctccgtttctccgtttctccgtttctccgtttctccgtttctccgtttctccgtttctccgtttctccgtttctccgtttctccgtttctccgtttctccgtttctccgtttctccgtttctccgtttctccgtttctccgtttctccgtttctccgtttctccgtttctccgtttctccgtttctccgtttagattaaatgattataataattttgatcgtacttcaaagtaaagagatgtttcttaaagttttaaaacatggaaagtaataattgtctatgagatatatcaatttaacatttgattaatacttgaagaatcgaaatttgtggtattttcctgataccaaaggttgaaattcaggcacaaattttagaaaatgtttcattttgggactctttgtgtcagtgtacgatatgcgaggaagtggcacgatttcgcggattcttagaattgacgtcaaattccaagaatttccgcgaatcgaaattttgtagtactttcgaacgaatttctgaatcacggatcccgattttctttgtatcaggagaacgtgatagttgaggacatatagttttacgtagttttagcagtttgataggatcgggttaaagaaatggaaacaaataatggacaaaaataaagtttctgctgtcagtgaaattgattttatttcaatacatcaattaaacttgttgaaagtactgtaccgtaaagtactctactgtaccgtaaaaattactattctaaactcgcagccgattagctcagtactacccacgacgaataattactgttcgtcgcgagtaatatcgattaccaggtctcaccacgtggaggttgctgcgagcggagacctggagagagatagatggaatcaaagttccatcgatctccctcgacacccgatacaaacgaagatactaaaccaaagagatggaaggaatcaatgttccttcgatctcctcgtttagttctgccaagcaattacattatggaaaaattaggcaaaattggaaaagacgcgacacgaaccgtgcagttggtcctactaggtcggtcccgtttcccctcagtgggcccgattaaagaggaaatgcacgacgccgtccactcatatagagtgccccgtttctcccaactccgcgtcaggaaccacgcaaagcgtggacctgactcacggaggatgacgaagagagggtcttatggcacagggcttccacagggaccgatgcgaacacctgcctctgtggtcgcagcatgttctctctggaagcggacgcaccagaagagacggcgatcgaccgttcggaccacctacacggccggtcacttgcttatgcaacaagcagtgatgaccgggctgaagaacgaggaagcgagcaaaaataagctaaagattggataattgcttgacagataacagatatttgtacacggtggccttaaaattaacttattccaagcttaactaaagatcccacggcggttgcgacgatagtgtcctcttcgttcttcgttcttcgttcttcgttcttcgttcttcgttcttcgttcttcgttcttcgttcttcgttcttcgttcttcgttcttcgttcttcgttcttcgttcttcgttcttcgttcttcgttcttcgttcttcgttcttcgttcttcgttcttcgttcttcgttcttcgttcttcgttcttcgttcttcgttcttcgttcttcgttcttcgttcttcgttcttcgttcttcgttcttcgttcttcgttcttcgttcttcgttcttcgttcttcgttcttcgttcttcgttcttcgttcttcgttcttcgttcttcgttcttcgttcttcgttcttcgttcttcgttcttcgttcttcgttcttcgttcttcgttctttgttctttgttctttgttctttgttctttgttctttgttctttgttctttgttctttgttctttgttctttgttcttcgttcttcgttcttcgttcttcgttcttcgttcttcgttcttcgttcttcgttcttcgttcttcgttcttcgttcttcgttcttcgttcttcgttcttcgttctccggtgtgcctacctaagagaaacctaaagtcaaggcatgataaaaaaatgatagaaaatagaaatgaagttggttagtgattaaatacagtcattcagtaacaaaggaaataaaggcaagaatgacaaaaaaataaacatggaaaaacaagtacaaagtaaaatcagagaacaaataaaataaattacagaaagaaacaattaaaaaccaaagaaaggattgagagaatggtcgccagtactgaccaccgcctaccggcggccagtaccggttaccaaggtgggggaccctcttccataaacctaaaacgaagagatccatccaactccgaggctccaggaagaatgaaattttaaacaaccgggggctccttatataccctccgtaaggtcacttaccggttcttccattgtctttgttcgacctaatcgaaattttcgaaggcgaacggtttcggtgaatgtttgttcatttccgcgattgttattaacatttatgcatgttcccaatattgatcgaacaatatgcatcttatttaggtatcataaatcattagttagttttcagaaattaattgatttcgaaaatgaaagcaaaatattgatattcatatatttctcgatttgcaaactaaattaatctttataagcaaattattcatttacaatgcaaaagaaaatgcattttgtaacattcatattcccaacttttacagtgcaaaccattaattagtttacaaatgttaattttcataaaaaatggagaaatatatgtataccaaactcttcgttaaattttccgataaaatttaattcacatactgtaacataaaagttcggaacgtggaaaaatgtttctaacaatcgcctagagacataaacattcgctaaagcaattcgccttcccagatttcgcaatatcttgatgtttgtttatcataattattaacaacggtcgtaggaccgtagattaaacaattattaacaatgtcctagtataaataatggcttaaaatatcatttcgttgaaatattct
It encodes the following:
- the LOC143154526 gene encoding uncharacterized protein LOC143154526, yielding MESVKSLVLERRLVKSRLTSFGKFVESADVRENLAVFEKRVQSNQCLLEKFESIQSQIDTSLMDTPQAEAQIDEREQFEEKYYSIMVAAEKRIIEVRGQAAPSTASATSDRQVPSDPHPAAQLPVVQLPIFTGDCGQWIRFRDTFLSLVHSSDKLSAIDRFNYLTTSLSGAAARTIESFSVSAANYELAWARLREKYDDPRLLVNHHIQSLLEIEPTRRQDGKSLSEFADRAVNNMRALGSLLEPAGHLDAVVNAALAKRLDVDSRDEWERRAMGSKTLPTFHEFVGFIEQRSQYLLRKDASNVPSSLPSAKTVIRKSREVVDRTFSPVSHVASKARKCVVCTGDHFLNNCLKWKAMSVSERRAIAKQARVCYNCLAPGHGVKTCTRRTCLKCDKKHHTLLHKEESDPEEREVESDPPTVSFHSSSAAQPRTQYTVLSTAVVVVIGKGGNRYKCRALLDSGSQANFVSREFCERAGLPCQAFEYMVGALGRVKGTVRSTTQVKMESSSRNFKANLECLVIKSITDRLPNMPLEKANIPTPDGIKPADPEFGVPGNVDLLIGAGLFWELLCVGQIRVGTSHLLWQKTRLGWVLGGSLQWPVSKGKVKLASGLHASTTAKLEAAVSRSGKVKKFDNGGRVSDSGRTEKRFKGNATRNRNGRFVAAIPRNKRIEELGGSLAQAERRFVNLQRRTVSEMRYGKSLRCVSCGVCRLPAWAPSCAGPPTFRNRHTERPSARVRERNKDVGLSNGMREVADNSSKNN